The following proteins are encoded in a genomic region of Streptococcus sp. 29892:
- a CDS encoding SNF2-related protein — MGRMMPGRVRQEGIDLYEAGKLTVLQSENGKLELDIAGERFVYSDEDSDLQCSCHLFQSKGYCQHLAATEYYLKNDGAGKNLEQERKEEGNQHKETVRRTYFGGLFLDEILHPKPEMGIKYRLSVEGSLLPYDRQIDWTLKISRLPDTRAYIVRDIGAFLRLLKTNGHYQIGKNYYEQLAYENFDEASQALLDFLWTLIPEKVGLDSDILIHFGRHFRLPQAYFEEGLDLLNQLDEFVFTYEQRSYSSLMVLPLTEETGLYHFDVTVHTHMIEMVIHEKAVRPLFQGRYLLLDGVIYSVNRMQEQLIGQISNLVPTESGVRKVQVDFQDQDRLALSLLDLQTIGRVKAPKRFKIHDFIPHFHMEMEENGSLSLQLVLDFDGRLVRSEEELSLLPFASHFQHLEAVFQAISLAGFRGKYLAQRPALSQQEVYSFFRQQLPLLEKMGPVHLTENLRSLLVEVKPQLEIVRNGSLLDISFDLSGIDQSEIDQALEALLNQEDHYTSPTGKVLVFDEETRKISQTLIQLRAKHGKGGQVQVHALAGFQLAQSLSSYDQVRFSKDFQEMAGYLAKPDSFPLPVLDVKIELRDYQQTGIKWLSMLDHYGFGGILADDMGLGKTLQTIAFLSSRMTEDSRVLILAPSSLIYNWLDECQRFAPDLEVGVVHGSKEQRVDLIAQGHQILVTSYPSFRQDSDLYKQEKFDYLILDEAQVMKNAQSKIAQLLREFEVGNCFALSGTPIENHLTELWSIFQIVLPGLLPSKQAFSKLSAKEIARTIQPFVLRRHKEDVLQELPDLTEVNVLNELTDEQKTIYLAQLQQMQSKIAGADDAQINRSKIEILSGITRLRQICDTPSLFMDDFRGESGKLNSLKELLLQLKEGEHRVLIFSQFRQMLEQIEEQLKEIGLTSYTLTGSTPANQRQEMTQAFNAGSRDAFLISLKAGGVGLNLTGADTVILVDLWWNPAVEAQAISRAHRMGQTEKVECYRLITRGTIEEKIQALQENKKNLVKTVLDGSESRANLTVEDIRAILGIE; from the coding sequence ATGGGTCGCATGATGCCGGGGCGGGTTCGCCAAGAAGGAATTGATTTGTATGAGGCTGGGAAACTGACTGTTCTTCAGAGCGAGAATGGGAAGTTGGAGCTGGATATTGCTGGGGAACGTTTTGTTTACAGTGATGAGGATAGTGATTTGCAGTGTAGTTGTCACTTGTTTCAAAGCAAGGGCTACTGTCAGCATTTGGCAGCCACGGAGTATTATTTAAAAAATGATGGGGCTGGTAAAAATCTGGAGCAGGAGCGGAAAGAAGAGGGAAATCAACACAAGGAAACGGTTCGTCGGACCTATTTTGGTGGCCTCTTTTTAGATGAGATTTTGCATCCCAAACCAGAAATGGGCATCAAGTATCGCCTCTCTGTTGAGGGGAGCTTGTTGCCTTATGATCGGCAGATAGACTGGACCTTGAAAATTAGCCGTTTACCAGACACGCGCGCCTATATTGTAAGGGACATTGGTGCTTTTTTGCGCTTACTCAAGACCAATGGGCATTATCAAATCGGGAAAAATTACTATGAGCAGCTAGCCTATGAAAACTTTGATGAAGCCAGTCAGGCTCTATTGGATTTTCTTTGGACCTTGATTCCAGAGAAGGTAGGATTAGATTCGGATATTCTCATCCATTTTGGGAGGCATTTCCGTTTGCCCCAAGCCTATTTTGAAGAAGGGCTTGATTTGTTGAACCAGCTGGATGAGTTTGTCTTTACCTATGAACAGCGTTCCTATTCGTCCTTGATGGTACTTCCTTTGACAGAGGAAACTGGACTTTATCACTTTGATGTGACAGTCCATACGCATATGATTGAGATGGTTATTCATGAAAAAGCTGTTCGTCCTCTATTTCAAGGTCGTTATCTCTTGCTTGATGGGGTCATTTATAGTGTCAATCGGATGCAGGAGCAACTGATTGGTCAGATTTCTAATCTAGTGCCTACTGAGTCTGGTGTGAGAAAGGTTCAGGTCGATTTTCAGGATCAGGATCGTTTGGCTTTGAGTTTGCTGGATTTGCAGACCATTGGAAGGGTCAAGGCACCCAAACGCTTTAAAATTCACGATTTCATCCCTCATTTCCATATGGAGATGGAGGAAAATGGAAGTCTGTCCTTGCAATTAGTTTTAGATTTTGATGGTCGCTTGGTCAGAAGTGAGGAAGAATTGAGCCTCCTTCCATTTGCCAGTCATTTTCAGCACCTAGAAGCTGTCTTTCAGGCAATCAGTTTGGCTGGTTTTCGGGGCAAATACCTGGCTCAAAGACCTGCCCTCAGTCAACAGGAAGTTTATTCCTTCTTCCGTCAACAGCTGCCCTTGCTAGAAAAAATGGGACCAGTTCATCTAACAGAAAATCTTCGGTCCCTCTTGGTTGAAGTCAAACCACAGCTGGAGATTGTTCGAAATGGCTCGCTTTTGGATATTTCATTCGATTTATCTGGAATTGATCAGTCTGAAATAGATCAGGCACTTGAAGCCTTGCTCAATCAAGAGGACCATTACACCAGCCCGACCGGGAAAGTCCTTGTTTTTGATGAGGAAACCCGAAAAATCAGTCAGACCCTTATTCAGCTCCGAGCAAAACATGGAAAGGGTGGACAGGTGCAGGTTCATGCTTTGGCAGGTTTTCAATTAGCCCAATCGCTTTCTAGCTATGATCAAGTTCGTTTTTCTAAGGATTTTCAAGAAATGGCTGGTTATCTTGCCAAGCCTGATAGCTTTCCCTTACCTGTTTTGGATGTGAAAATTGAATTGAGAGATTACCAACAGACTGGTATTAAATGGCTGTCGATGTTGGACCATTATGGTTTTGGTGGTATTTTGGCGGATGATATGGGACTTGGAAAGACCCTGCAAACCATCGCCTTTCTATCCAGTCGGATGACCGAGGATAGCCGGGTTTTGATTTTGGCTCCCTCAAGTTTGATTTATAACTGGTTAGATGAATGTCAGCGCTTTGCTCCGGATTTAGAAGTAGGGGTTGTTCACGGAAGTAAGGAGCAGCGAGTAGACTTGATTGCCCAGGGGCATCAAATTTTGGTGACTTCCTACCCATCTTTTAGGCAGGATAGTGATCTCTACAAACAAGAAAAGTTTGACTACCTGATTTTAGATGAGGCTCAGGTCATGAAAAATGCCCAGTCCAAAATCGCTCAGCTACTGAGAGAATTTGAGGTTGGGAATTGTTTCGCTCTTTCAGGTACACCGATTGAAAATCATTTGACGGAATTGTGGTCTATCTTCCAAATTGTACTTCCAGGTTTATTGCCCAGTAAGCAGGCCTTTAGCAAGTTAAGTGCCAAAGAGATTGCTCGAACCATCCAGCCCTTTGTTCTCAGACGGCATAAGGAAGATGTTCTGCAGGAGTTGCCTGATTTGACAGAGGTCAATGTACTCAATGAATTGACTGATGAGCAGAAAACCATCTATCTGGCCCAGCTCCAACAAATGCAGTCTAAAATTGCCGGCGCTGATGATGCCCAAATCAACCGAAGCAAGATTGAAATTCTGTCTGGGATTACGCGATTGCGCCAAATATGTGACACACCTAGTTTGTTCATGGATGATTTCAGGGGAGAGAGTGGCAAGCTCAATAGCCTGAAAGAACTGCTCCTGCAACTCAAAGAAGGAGAGCATAGGGTCCTGATTTTCTCCCAATTCAGACAGATGCTGGAGCAGATTGAAGAACAATTAAAAGAAATTGGTTTAACTTCTTATACCCTGACAGGCTCCACCCCTGCCAATCAACGCCAGGAAATGACCCAGGCCTTCAATGCGGGTAGTCGGGATGCCTTTCTCATTTCCTTGAAAGCAGGAGGGGTTGGTCTGAATTTGACAGGTGCAGACACGGTTATTCTGGTTGACCTCTGGTGGAATCCAGCTGTGGAAGCCCAGGCCATTAGTCGTGCCCATCGTATGGGGCAGACTGAAAAAGTAGAATGCTACCGCCTGATTACCAGAGGAACCATTGAAGAAAAAATCCAAGCCCTGCAAGAAAATAAGAAAAATCTAGTCAAAACGGTTCTTGACGGTAGTGAAAGCCGTGCAAACTTGACGGTTGAAGATATTCGTGCTATTTTGGGGATAGAATGA
- the pknB gene encoding Stk1 family PASTA domain-containing Ser/Thr kinase: MIQIGKIFAGRYRIVRQIGRGGMADVYLARDLILDGEEVAVKVLRTNYQTDQIAIQRFQREARAMADLDHPNIVRISDIGEEDGQQYLAMEYINGLDLKRYIKENAPLSNDVAVRIMGQILLAMRMAHTRGIVHRDLKPQNVILTSSGVAKVTDFGIAVAFAETSLTQTNSMLGSVHYLSPEQARGSKATIQSDIYAMGIILFEMLTGRIPYDGDSAVTIALQHFQKPLPSVREENANVPQALENVVLKATAKKLNDRYKSVAEMYTDLASALSFDRRNEGKVSLEGNKVDTKTLPKLSQANVEAKPLASTGAPKTNVENRPAGKAMTQKVAGKSAAKPRKGIRTRFKVLFGALLLTLMAVGLMFFNSPKTVIVPDVTGQTIEKAQEMIEVAGLEVGNVTKEATNEVEEGLVIRTSPGAKTSKRQGSKVDLVIATVAMVVIPEVSGKDVETARKELETLGLQVTITEEYNTTVAKGMVIKTSPEVNASAEKGSSITLYVSKGIVVPNVIGKTQEAASQILQDAGFYIGTVTQVYSSTVEAGQVISTDPIADTELEKGSVINIEVSKGKELIMPDLTSGHLTYSQASSQLQDLGVTVANIEKQEDRSYYSTTSDIVIGQYPAAGATIEGTVTLYVSVASGTSTANSTSSSSTSTTTSTSTSGQ; the protein is encoded by the coding sequence ATGATTCAAATCGGTAAGATTTTTGCTGGACGCTATCGGATTGTCCGGCAAATTGGTCGAGGCGGTATGGCGGATGTTTATCTGGCTAGGGATTTGATATTGGATGGGGAAGAAGTGGCTGTTAAGGTCCTCCGCACCAACTATCAGACTGACCAGATTGCCATCCAGCGTTTCCAACGGGAAGCGCGCGCTATGGCGGACCTGGATCACCCAAATATTGTTCGTATTTCGGACATTGGTGAGGAAGATGGTCAACAGTATCTAGCCATGGAATACATCAACGGCCTTGACTTGAAACGCTATATCAAGGAGAATGCTCCTCTTTCAAATGATGTGGCAGTTCGTATCATGGGACAAATTCTCCTAGCTATGCGAATGGCCCATACTCGTGGTATTGTCCATAGGGACTTGAAACCTCAGAATGTTATCTTGACATCTAGTGGTGTCGCTAAGGTAACGGACTTTGGTATTGCAGTTGCCTTTGCGGAAACCAGTTTGACCCAAACCAACTCCATGCTGGGCTCTGTCCACTATCTTTCTCCGGAGCAGGCGCGTGGTTCTAAAGCGACTATTCAAAGCGATATCTATGCAATGGGGATTATTCTCTTTGAGATGTTGACAGGACGGATTCCTTATGATGGTGATAGTGCGGTGACCATTGCTCTCCAGCATTTCCAAAAACCACTGCCGTCTGTCAGAGAAGAAAACGCAAATGTCCCTCAAGCACTTGAAAATGTAGTGTTGAAGGCGACTGCTAAAAAATTAAATGATCGCTATAAATCTGTAGCAGAAATGTACACAGATTTGGCTTCAGCTTTATCTTTCGATCGTAGAAATGAAGGAAAGGTATCATTAGAGGGCAATAAGGTTGATACAAAAACTTTACCAAAACTCTCTCAGGCAAATGTTGAAGCTAAGCCACTAGCCAGTACAGGAGCACCCAAAACAAATGTAGAAAATCGTCCAGCTGGAAAGGCTATGACACAAAAGGTGGCTGGAAAATCTGCAGCTAAACCGAGGAAAGGTATTAGGACTCGATTTAAAGTCTTGTTTGGAGCCCTTCTTTTGACCCTTATGGCGGTCGGTCTTATGTTTTTCAATTCACCAAAAACAGTAATTGTGCCTGATGTGACTGGTCAAACGATTGAAAAAGCACAGGAGATGATAGAAGTTGCTGGATTAGAAGTAGGGAATGTCACAAAAGAGGCAACCAATGAAGTTGAAGAAGGCTTAGTGATTCGTACTTCGCCAGGAGCTAAGACTTCAAAACGTCAAGGAAGTAAGGTAGATCTGGTAATTGCTACAGTTGCTATGGTTGTTATCCCAGAAGTGAGTGGTAAAGATGTTGAAACTGCTCGGAAAGAACTAGAAACACTGGGACTCCAAGTGACGATTACAGAGGAGTACAATACTACGGTTGCAAAAGGGATGGTTATCAAGACCAGTCCAGAGGTAAATGCTTCTGCAGAAAAAGGTAGCAGCATCACTCTCTATGTTTCTAAAGGTATTGTTGTACCTAATGTTATTGGTAAAACCCAGGAAGCGGCTAGTCAAATTTTACAAGATGCAGGTTTCTATATAGGAACTGTTACTCAGGTTTATAGTTCAACTGTTGAAGCAGGTCAGGTGATTAGTACTGATCCAATTGCTGATACAGAGCTTGAGAAAGGCTCGGTTATCAATATTGAAGTATCGAAAGGTAAGGAGCTTATTATGCCTGACTTGACTTCTGGTCATCTCACTTATTCTCAGGCAAGTAGTCAGTTGCAAGATTTAGGAGTCACTGTTGCAAATATTGAAAAACAAGAGGATAGGAGCTATTATTCAACGACAAGCGATATTGTCATAGGCCAATATCCAGCAGCAGGTGCCACGATTGAGGGTACTGTAACCCTCTATGTATCAGTAGCATCGGGTACTAGTACTGCAAATTCGACAAGCTCTTCTAGTACAAGTACTACCACTTCAACTTCTACTAGTGGACAATAA
- a CDS encoding MFS transporter produces the protein MVAIPIWRSFLILLSFSSFFLVFYEDSQYKPFGFRYWLGLVACIWLNLVTLASYFIAFTGGSTMVYHRFEQPTVLLFIFFLLCAIALSLLSLHAMKTLIRRTKYYRQVRKEV, from the coding sequence ATGGTAGCGATTCCGATTTGGCGTTCTTTTTTGATATTGCTTTCTTTTTCATCATTTTTTCTTGTATTTTATGAAGACAGTCAGTATAAGCCTTTCGGCTTTCGGTATTGGCTGGGGCTGGTGGCTTGCATCTGGCTCAATTTGGTGACTTTGGCATCCTATTTTATCGCTTTTACAGGTGGTTCAACCATGGTCTATCATCGATTTGAACAGCCTACGGTTTTGCTTTTCATCTTCTTTTTGTTATGTGCTATAGCACTCAGCCTCCTATCCCTACATGCGATGAAAACCCTCATTCGACGAACCAAGTATTACCGACAGGTCAGAAAGGAAGTCTAG
- the fmt gene encoding methionyl-tRNA formyltransferase, protein MTKLIFMGTPAFSATVLKGLLADDQYEILAVVTQPDRAVGRKKVIQMTPVKEVALEHHLPVYQPEKLSGSQEMADLMALGADGIVTAAFGQFLPTKLLNSVDFAVNVHASLLPKYRGGAPIHYALINGDERAGVTIMEMVKEMDAGDMISSDSIAIEETDNVGTLFEKLAVVGRDLLLQTLPAYIAGDVKPVAQDPEQVTFSPNIQPEEEVLDWNKSARQLFNQIRGMYPWPVAHTYWQGERFKIQEAVEVEGSGPVGQVIARSKKELVIATGQGALSLKTVQPAGKPKMTIADFLNGAGRDIAVGEQFGG, encoded by the coding sequence ATGACAAAGTTGATTTTTATGGGTACACCAGCATTTTCAGCGACAGTCTTAAAAGGTCTTTTGGCGGATGACCAGTATGAAATTTTGGCTGTTGTTACCCAGCCTGACCGAGCTGTTGGTCGTAAAAAAGTCATCCAAATGACACCTGTTAAGGAAGTGGCTTTGGAACACCATTTACCAGTCTATCAACCGGAAAAGTTATCAGGAAGTCAAGAAATGGCTGACCTGATGGCCTTGGGTGCAGACGGGATTGTGACAGCTGCATTTGGACAATTCCTACCGACTAAATTGTTGAACTCTGTTGACTTTGCGGTCAATGTCCATGCCTCTCTTCTTCCTAAATACCGGGGTGGGGCACCTATCCACTATGCTCTAATCAACGGTGATGAGCGAGCGGGTGTGACCATCATGGAAATGGTCAAGGAAATGGATGCAGGTGATATGATTTCCAGTGATAGCATTGCCATTGAAGAAACGGATAATGTTGGAACCTTGTTTGAAAAGTTGGCTGTTGTTGGACGGGATTTGCTATTGCAAACCTTGCCAGCCTATATTGCTGGGGATGTGAAACCAGTAGCTCAAGATCCAGAACAAGTGACTTTCTCGCCAAATATTCAGCCAGAAGAAGAAGTACTTGATTGGAACAAGTCAGCTCGTCAACTCTTCAATCAGATTCGCGGTATGTATCCATGGCCAGTTGCCCACACCTATTGGCAAGGGGAACGGTTTAAAATTCAAGAAGCTGTTGAAGTAGAAGGTTCAGGTCCAGTTGGTCAAGTCATTGCTCGAAGCAAGAAAGAATTGGTCATTGCGACAGGACAGGGAGCCCTTTCACTGAAAACAGTCCAGCCAGCTGGTAAGCCCAAAATGACCATTGCGGACTTTTTGAATGGAGCAGGTCGAGATATTGCAGTAGGAGAACAGTTTGGTGGTTAA
- the der gene encoding ribosome biogenesis GTPase Der: MALPTIAIVGRPNVGKSTLFNRIAGERISIVEDVEGVTRDRIYATGEWLNRKFSLIDTGGIDDVDAPFMDQIKHQAEIAMDEADVIVFVVSGKEGVTDADEYVSRILYKTNKPVILVVNKVDNPEMRNDIYDFYSLGLGDPYPVSSVHGIGTGDVLDAIIENLPVQEVEENPDIIKFSLIGRPNVGKSSLINAILGEERVIASPVAGTTRDAIDTHFTDSEGQEFTMIDTAGMRKSGKVYENTEKYSVMRAMRAIERSDVILMVINAEEGIREYDKRIAGFAHEAGKGMIIVVNKWDTLEKDNHTMKKWEDDIRDQFQYLSYAPIIFVSALTKQRLHKLPEMIKAISESQNTRIPSAVLNDVIMDAIAINPTPTDKGKRLKIFYATQVATKPPTFVVFVNEEELMHFSYMRFLENQIRKAFVFEGTPIHLIARKRK; the protein is encoded by the coding sequence ATGGCTCTACCAACTATCGCCATCGTTGGCCGTCCCAACGTTGGAAAATCAACACTATTTAACCGTATCGCTGGTGAACGTATTTCTATCGTAGAAGACGTGGAAGGTGTGACCCGCGACCGTATTTATGCTACTGGTGAGTGGCTCAATCGCAAGTTTTCCCTGATTGATACAGGTGGTATCGATGATGTGGATGCTCCTTTCATGGACCAAATCAAGCACCAGGCTGAGATTGCCATGGATGAAGCGGATGTTATCGTCTTTGTTGTATCAGGTAAGGAAGGTGTGACAGATGCTGACGAGTATGTATCACGCATCCTTTATAAGACCAACAAACCAGTTATTTTGGTTGTCAACAAGGTCGATAACCCTGAAATGCGGAATGACATCTACGATTTCTATTCGCTCGGTCTAGGGGATCCATACCCAGTATCATCTGTGCATGGTATCGGTACAGGGGATGTCTTGGACGCTATCATTGAAAATCTGCCAGTCCAAGAAGTAGAAGAAAATCCAGATATTATCAAGTTCAGCTTGATTGGTCGTCCAAACGTTGGTAAATCAAGTTTGATTAACGCTATTTTGGGGGAAGAGCGCGTGATTGCGTCGCCTGTTGCTGGAACGACTCGAGATGCCATTGATACGCACTTTACAGACTCAGAAGGTCAAGAATTTACCATGATTGACACCGCAGGGATGCGCAAGTCTGGTAAGGTCTATGAAAATACGGAGAAATACTCCGTTATGCGTGCCATGCGTGCCATTGAGCGTTCAGATGTTATACTCATGGTCATCAATGCAGAAGAAGGCATCCGCGAGTACGACAAACGCATCGCAGGCTTTGCCCATGAAGCTGGTAAGGGAATGATTATCGTGGTCAACAAGTGGGACACGCTTGAAAAAGATAACCACACCATGAAGAAATGGGAAGATGATATCCGTGACCAATTCCAGTATTTGTCTTACGCACCGATTATCTTCGTGTCAGCCTTGACCAAGCAACGCTTGCACAAGTTGCCTGAGATGATTAAGGCCATCAGTGAGAGCCAGAATACCCGTATTCCGTCGGCTGTCCTCAACGATGTTATCATGGATGCTATTGCTATCAACCCGACGCCGACCGACAAGGGTAAACGCTTGAAAATTTTCTACGCGACCCAGGTTGCGACCAAGCCACCGACATTTGTGGTCTTTGTCAACGAAGAAGAGCTCATGCACTTCTCCTATATGCGTTTCTTGGAAAATCAAATCCGCAAGGCCTTTGTCTTCGAAGGAACACCGATTCATCTGATTGCACGAAAACGGAAATAA
- the rsmB gene encoding 16S rRNA (cytosine(967)-C(5))-methyltransferase RsmB, giving the protein MVVNKHETARSLALSVLEDVFEQGAYSNIALNKALGASALSMQDRGLATELVYGTVSRKITLEWYLAHFIEDREKLDTWVYYLLMLSLYQMLYLDKLPTHAVVNEAVTLAKRGRGADKFVNAILRKISQTNLPNPADIKRKNKRLSVQYSVPVWLVQTLIAEYGDERAEKIFQSLHIRNKASIRVTNSQQIDRLAEELDAHHSPLSPVGLVKPHGHFAATDYFKQGLITIQDETSQLVAPTLKIQGEEQILDACAAPGGKTCHMASYLTSGKIMALDLYEHKLSLIEENAKRLGLADKIETKRLDASRVHEEFGPDTFDKILVDAPCSGIGLIRRKPDIRYNKAAMDFENLKTIQLQILDSVCQSLKIGGIITYSTCTIIAKENQEVIDEFLQTHPNFEQVLLEHPRADIMVDGCLLITPEQYQTDGFFIGQFRRKS; this is encoded by the coding sequence TTGGTGGTTAATAAACATGAAACAGCCAGAAGTCTAGCCTTATCTGTACTGGAAGATGTCTTTGAACAAGGTGCTTATTCCAACATTGCACTCAATAAAGCTTTGGGAGCTTCTGCCTTGTCGATGCAGGACAGGGGATTGGCGACGGAGCTGGTCTATGGGACTGTTTCTCGTAAAATCACGCTTGAGTGGTACTTGGCACATTTTATCGAAGATAGAGAAAAGTTGGACACTTGGGTCTACTATCTTCTTATGTTGAGCCTCTACCAGATGCTTTATTTGGATAAACTTCCAACTCATGCAGTTGTCAATGAGGCTGTTACTCTTGCCAAAAGAGGTCGTGGAGCAGACAAGTTTGTCAACGCCATTTTGCGAAAAATCAGTCAAACGAACTTGCCCAATCCTGCGGACATCAAACGAAAGAATAAACGCTTATCGGTCCAATATTCCGTACCTGTTTGGTTGGTCCAAACCTTGATTGCAGAATATGGGGATGAACGTGCTGAGAAAATTTTTCAAAGCTTACATATTCGGAACAAGGCCAGTATCCGTGTGACAAATAGTCAGCAAATAGATAGACTGGCAGAGGAACTAGATGCTCACCATTCTCCGTTATCACCCGTCGGTTTGGTTAAGCCCCATGGACATTTTGCGGCTACGGATTACTTTAAGCAAGGGTTGATTACCATTCAAGATGAAACCAGTCAATTGGTGGCACCGACATTAAAGATACAGGGTGAAGAACAAATCTTAGATGCCTGTGCGGCCCCTGGTGGCAAAACATGCCACATGGCTAGCTATCTGACAAGTGGTAAAATCATGGCCCTTGATTTGTATGAGCATAAACTGTCCTTGATTGAAGAAAATGCCAAACGATTAGGGCTAGCAGATAAGATTGAAACCAAACGTCTGGATGCCAGTCGTGTTCATGAGGAATTTGGTCCAGATACCTTTGATAAAATCCTAGTGGATGCCCCTTGTTCAGGTATTGGGCTCATTCGACGTAAGCCTGATATTCGTTACAACAAGGCGGCTATGGATTTTGAGAATTTAAAAACCATCCAATTGCAGATTTTGGACAGCGTTTGCCAAAGCCTGAAAATCGGTGGTATAATTACCTATAGCACCTGTACGATTATTGCTAAGGAAAATCAAGAGGTTATTGACGAGTTTTTACAAACCCATCCCAATTTTGAGCAGGTTCTGTTAGAACATCCGCGAGCAGATATTATGGTGGATGGCTGCCTGTTGATTACCCCTGAACAATACCAGACGGATGGATTTTTCATTGGTCAATTTAGAAGAAAATCCTAG
- the liaF gene encoding cell wall-active antibiotics response protein LiaF, with product MRKVQFFLLIESMLFTMAAFDVVANEASRTLLLFSALLLLAWYFLGRRLNSVLLVSSLSLLFLVFVLNPYFIIGVMLLVVYMFVNFFSRYEKRNQYTQIVFTDYALQVQKEKNRWFGNHDHSQDRFGFEDINIVRLFGNDVVDLDKTVLVGRDNIVVIRKTFGRTKIIVPIDVEVSLTATTVYGKVTFLEHSTWDLRNESIAINSPDYQESHKRVKVVTNNIFGDVEVVRV from the coding sequence ATGAGAAAAGTTCAATTTTTCCTGCTGATAGAAAGTATGCTTTTTACTATGGCAGCTTTTGATGTCGTTGCCAACGAGGCTAGTCGGACCTTGTTGCTCTTCTCAGCCTTGCTCTTACTGGCCTGGTATTTTCTAGGACGGCGTTTAAATAGTGTCTTATTAGTCAGCTCGCTGTCATTGTTATTTCTGGTCTTTGTCTTAAATCCCTATTTCATCATAGGGGTTATGCTCCTGGTTGTTTATATGTTTGTCAATTTCTTCTCACGTTATGAGAAACGCAACCAGTACACTCAGATAGTATTTACTGACTATGCCTTACAAGTGCAAAAAGAAAAAAATAGGTGGTTTGGCAATCATGACCATTCACAAGACCGTTTTGGTTTTGAAGATATCAATATTGTCCGTTTGTTTGGCAATGATGTAGTCGATTTGGATAAGACAGTCTTGGTGGGGCGAGATAATATTGTCGTCATTCGAAAAACTTTTGGCAGGACAAAAATTATCGTTCCAATCGATGTGGAGGTTTCTTTGACAGCCACCACTGTTTATGGAAAAGTAACCTTCCTTGAACATTCGACTTGGGATTTACGAAATGAGAGTATCGCTATCAATAGCCCCGACTATCAAGAATCTCATAAACGCGTTAAGGTTGTGACAAATAATATTTTCGGAGATGTGGAGGTAGTTCGCGTATGA
- a CDS encoding Stp1/IreP family PP2C-type Ser/Thr phosphatase yields MEIALLTDVGQKRSNNQDYINCYKNRAGIDLVVLADGMGGHRAGHIASEMAATDLGAAWVDTQLVTLNDVREWLIAIIDAENQKIHELGQTEEYRGMGTTLEAVVVIDNQMIYAHVGDSRIGLVRDGEYTRLTNDHSLVGALVRAGQLTEEEALRHPQKNIVTQSIGQAEPIEPDIALKTLEVGDYVLINSDGLTNMVSAEDIRDIIVSGVSLESKAETLVRFANNAGGLDNITVGLLHITEEAR; encoded by the coding sequence ATGGAAATTGCATTACTTACTGATGTTGGACAAAAACGTTCGAACAACCAAGATTATATCAACTGTTATAAGAACCGTGCAGGTATCGACTTGGTGGTCTTGGCAGATGGCATGGGCGGTCACCGTGCAGGTCATATTGCCAGTGAGATGGCTGCAACTGATTTGGGCGCTGCTTGGGTCGATACACAATTGGTAACCTTGAATGATGTCCGTGAATGGTTGATAGCTATTATCGATGCAGAAAATCAAAAAATCCATGAACTTGGGCAAACGGAAGAATACCGTGGAATGGGAACGACGCTAGAAGCAGTTGTGGTGATTGACAATCAGATGATTTATGCCCACGTTGGCGATTCCCGAATTGGTCTAGTTCGTGATGGAGAATATACTCGATTAACCAATGATCATTCATTGGTAGGCGCCTTGGTTCGTGCAGGTCAATTGACAGAAGAAGAAGCCCTTCGTCATCCGCAGAAAAATATTGTGACCCAGTCCATTGGACAGGCAGAACCAATTGAGCCAGATATTGCCTTGAAAACTCTGGAAGTTGGGGATTACGTTCTGATTAACAGTGATGGACTGACCAATATGGTATCTGCAGAAGATATCCGCGATATTATAGTGAGCGGTGTATCACTGGAAAGTAAGGCAGAGACCTTGGTACGTTTCGCTAATAATGCAGGAGGTTTGGATAATATTACAGTAGGCTTGCTTCATATTACGGAGGAGGCTAGGTAA